From a region of the Pogona vitticeps strain Pit_001003342236 chromosome 7, PviZW2.1, whole genome shotgun sequence genome:
- the PRDM2 gene encoding PR domain zinc finger protein 2 isoform X3, with translation MREPREGPKEKDEMPSVSAVLSLEQTAVIQEMVNQDLIPDLVISTSVLEPNVTPEDKPGTIIGLPEVLEVQEEEEESGGGEDPEEEEEEEPEEEEEEEEEEEEDVALPKDTEPTALCDDRLESVEEQSGLSEESPGSSPKKKPLAKFPKVRSESNGNIQGPFRFPCQHCERKFTTKQGLERHMHIHISAVSHTFKCRYCGKAFGTQINRRRHERRHEAGPKRKPFLLLSPTQPSEGGAMNRTTAEGGVSEETPARQDSAAVGPEKVSPAPRNPVLHEESKESKGIHSCKYCRKVFGTHTNMRRHQRRVHERHLIPRGVKRKPEEPHLPTEQTQQAPNVYVASTDLEEEGEADDVYIMDVSSNISENLNYYMDGKIQSNNSTSNCDVIEVEASSTELYGINCLLSPVTVEIAPNVKATPVHLTEVSKELPGGGNAEPRKRRTASPPLLPKIKTEVDPEPVTSLCSLTIPLTISTADSLLFPKEKNMYLSSKLKQLLQTQEGNKVTPYPPSSSSSSSSSSSSSSEMPKLGHPAASSPLLSSASSRFKRRTSSPPSSPQHSPALRDFGRAGEGKSAWNEAVLGSKLPKLESHNNSPAWSLSGREEKETMSPLCSEEYKAPKDWVPSPPFGNVCNQQPLDLSSSMKQRAGCKNKAQVPWESVLDLSVHKKPCGDPEAKESSSLAASGCSSAKKKPTTSMLQKVLLNEYNGTDSASENLASETSPSLGTCKLAEVHLEAEADPPLPNVEPGFPDPSAEKPSPPASCQVPPLLTPTNSPSPPPCLPILKVSTPPPPLLPTAPSPLPEEPLSIAPSLCPSPLSNATAHSPLPVLSPTVSASPVFSTEPLSCASPGPPNLSSSSSSFSSSSSSSSSSSSPSPPPLSVVSSVLSLGDNLENSVPIMYFKQEEIDNRPQKEREDLQGSDEADTVQETFNKNFVCNVCESPFLSIKDLTKHLTVHAEEWPFKCEFCVQLFREKTDLSDHRFLLHGVGNIFVCSLCKKEFAFLCNLQQHQRDLHPDKGCTHHELESGTLRPQNFTDPTKAHTEPVPSLPEGSSEPSKEEEEDELNDSSEELYTTIKIMASGVKAKNPDVRMGLNQHYPSFKPPPFQYHHRNPNGIGVTATNFTTHNIPQTFTTAIRCTKCGKSVDNMPELHKHILACASASDKKRYTPKKNPVPLKQTVRPKNGVILPTPTSTAFRRTGQPKRLSFSVEAGRMSSNKLKISALKKKNQLVQKAILQKKKSQQKAELRNSTVEPSSHICPYCNREFTYIGSLNKHASYSCPKKPISPSSKKNTKKKSGTSSSSSDKSSNQRRRTADAEIKMQSPQAHLGKTRARSSGPVAVPLPSTSFKVKQNLKFVPAAKSKKPSALSAARNASPVRVTKTVSTDGKKPKAIPRNSSSELSGKTPCRLHVRIQKNKVALASRPAVATKKTDKFSVKTRERVGGPVTRSLQQVTSPDTAEKREETSTRQELKDFRYKDKQATNHTTSGICIQMPGVWDTNKKN, from the exons ATGAGGGAGCCCAGAGAAG gtCCAAAAGAGAAGGACGAAATGCCCTCTGTTTCCGCAGTGCTGTCGCTGGAACAGACAGCTGTGATTCAGGAGATGGTGAATCAAGACCTGATTCCAGATTTGGTGATCTCCACTTCTGTCCTTGAGCCGAATGTGACACCGGAGGACAAGCCGGGGACCATCATTGGCCTGCCAGAAGTTTTGgaggtgcaggaggaggaggaggagtctggaggaggagaggatccggaagaggaggaggaggaagagcctgaagaggaggaagaggaggaagaagaggaagaggaggatgttgCCTTGCCGAAAGACACGGAACCCACCGCCCTGTGCGACGACAGGCTGGAATCTGTGGAAGAGCAGAGTGGCCTCTCTGAAGAATCTCCAGGAAGCTCTCCCAAGAAGAAGCCCTTGGCGAAGTTTCCCAAAGTGAGAAGCGAATCCAACGGCAACATCCAGGGGCCTTTTAGGTTTCCCTGCCAACATTGTGAAAGGAAGTTCACCACCAAGCAGGGCCTTGAGCGGCACATGCACATCCATATCTCCGCGGTCAGCCACACCTTCAAATGTCGCTATTGCGGCAAAGCCTTTGGCACGCAGATCAATCGGAGGAGGCATGAGCGGCGCCATGAGGCTGGCCCCAAAAGGAAGCCGTTCCTCCTGCTTTCTCCCACCCAGCCCTCTGAAGGGGGTGCCATGAACCGGACAACGGCCGAAGGCGGTGTGAGCGAGGAGACCCCCGCCAGGCAAGACTCAGCAGCGGTGGGTCCCGAGAAGGTTTCTCCTGCACCACGAAACCCTGTTCTTCACGAGGAGAGCAAGGAGTCCAAGGGAATCCATTCCTGCAAGTACTGCAGGAAGGTGTTTGGAACCCACACCAATATGCGGAGGCATCAGCGAAGGGTCCATGAGCGCCATCTCATCCCGAGAGGGGTCAAGAGGAAACCTGAGGAGCCCCATCTCCCGACCGAACAAACCCAGCAGGCCCCGAACGTCTACGTTGCCAGTACAGACctggaggaggagggcgaggcTGACGACGTTTACATTATGGATGTGTCGAGCAATATATCCGAGAACCTCAATTATTACATGGATGGTAAAATCCAGTCTAACAACAGCACGAGTAATTGTGATGTTATTGAAGTTGAAGCCAGCTCAACTGAACTCTATGGAATAAACTGTTTGCTTAGTCCTGTCACGGTGGAAATCGCCCCCAATGTAAAGGCAACCCCAGTGCATTTAACGGAAGTGTCTAAAGAGTTGCCTGGTGGGGGGAATGCTGAACCCAGAAAGAGAAGGACTGCAAGCCCTCCCCTCTTGCCGAAAATAAAAACGGAGGTAGACCCGGAACCGGTGACCTCCCTCTGCTCCTTGACAATTCCGCTGACGATTTCGACAGCTGACAGCTTGCTTTTTCccaaagagaaaaatatgtatttgtcaTCCAAACTGAAGCAGCTTCTCCAGACGCAGGAAGGGAATAAAGTAACACCATATCCtccgtcgtcatcgtcgtcgtcgtcatcatcatcatcatcatcaagtgaaaTGCCCAAACTGGGGCATCCTGCGGCCTCTTCGCCTCTTCTGTCCTCAGCCTCCAGCAGGTTCAAAAGGAGAACCAGTTCCCCTCCCAGTTCACCCCAGCACAGTCCAGCCCTTCGAGACTTTGGCCGAGCAGGCGAAGGAAAGTCTGCTTGGAACGAGGCGGTTTTAGGGTCAAAACTCCCCAAACTGGAGAGTCACAACAATTCGCCGGCATGGAGCTTGtctggaagagaagaaaaggaaaccatGAGCCCTCTTTGTTCGGAAGAGTATAAAGCCCCAAAGGATTGGGTGCCGAGCCCTCCGTTTGGCAATGTATGTAACCAGCAGCCTTTGGATTTATCCAGCAGCATGAAGCAACGGGCAGGCTGCAAGAACAAGGCCCAGGTTCCCTGGGAATCTGTGCTAGATCTCAGTGTCCATAAAAAGCCGTGCGGTGATCCTGAGGCTAAGGAGAGTAGCAGCTTGGCTGCGTCGGGTTGTAGTAGCGCCAAGAAGAAGCCGACCACATCCATGTTGCAGAAAGTTCTGCTGAATGAATACAATGGGACTGATTCAGCTTCAGAAAACCTGGCATCTGAAACAAGCCCTAGCTTAGGCACTTGCAAATTAGCAGAAGTGCATTTGGAGGCGGAGGCCGATCCCCCTCTACCTAACGTCGAGCCAGGTTTCCCAGATCCCTCGGCAGAGAAACCTTCACCTCCAGCGTCGTGTCAGGTGCCGCCTCTCTTGACTCCCACAAATTCCCCTTCTCCACCACCCTGCCTGCCTATTTTAAAGGTCTctaccccacctcctcctctccttcctacAGCGCCTTCACCTCTCCCAGAAGAACCTCTCAGCATCGCTCCAAGTTTATGTCCCTCTCCACTCTCAAACGCCACTGCTCATTCTCCTCTGCCCGTCCTTTCTCCTACAGTCTCGGCTTCCCCTGTTTTTTCCACTGAACCCCTGAGCTGTGCTTCCCCTGGGCCTCCAAATCTTtcgtcctcttcctcttccttttcttcttcctcttcctcctcctcctcttcctcctctccttctcctcctcctctctccgtAGTTTCTTCCGTCCTTTCCCTTGGCGATAACCTAGAAAATTCAGTTCCCATAATGTATTTTAAGCAGGAAGAGATAGACAACAGGcctcagaaagaaagagaagacctACAAGGCTCAGATGAAGCAGACACAGTTCAAGAGACGTTTAACAAGAACTTTGTGTGCAACGTCTGCGAATCTCCATTTCTTTCCATCAAAGATCTCACCAAACACTTAACTGTTCACGCTGAGGAGTGGCCCTTCAAATGTGAATTCTGTGTCCAGCTTTTTAGAGAGAAAACAGACTTGTCAGACCATCGCTTTTTGCTCCACGGAGTTGGCAACATCTTCGTTTGCTCCCTCTGCAAGAAAGAATTTGCCTTTCTGTGCAATTTGCAGCAGCATCAGCGAGACCTTCATCCCGACAAAGGGTGCACGCACCACGAATTGGAGAGCGGGACGCTGCGGCCACAGAACTTCACTGACCCTACAAAAGCGCACACAGAGCCCGTGCCGAGCCTCCCCGAAGGTTCCTCAGAACCCtcgaaagaggaagaggaggacgagcTGAACGACTCCTCCGAAGAACTGTATACCACTATCAAAATAATGGCTTCTGGGGTCAAGGCGAAAAACCCAGATGTCCGAATGGGCCTCAATCAGCACTATCCCAGTTTCAAACCCCCTCCGTTCCAGTATCACCACCGTAACCCCAATGGGATCGGAGTCACTGCCACAAATTTCACAACTCACAATATCCCACAGACCTTCACCACGGCCATCCGCTGCACCAAGTGTGGGAAGAGCGTAGACAATATGCCTGAACTGCACAAACACATCCTGGCTTGTGCGTCGGCCAGTGATAAAAAGCGGTACACGCCGAAGAAGAACCCGGTGCCCCTGAAGCAGACGGTTCGACCTAAGAACGGGGTCATCCTCCCCACCCCAACAAGTACGGCATTCAGGCGCACTGGCCAGCCCAAAAGGCTCAGTTTCAGCGTTGAGGCAGGCAGGATGTCCTCTAACAAACTCAAGATTAGtgcactgaagaagaaaaaccagCTCGTCCAGAAAGCCATTTTGCAAAAGAAGAAATCGCAGCAAAAGGCGGAGTTGAGGAACAGCACGGTGGAGCCCAGCTCCCATATCTGCCCCTACTGCAACCGGGAGTTCACGTACATCGGGAGCTTGAACAAGCATGCTTCCTACAGCTGTCCAAAAAAGCCCATTTCCCCTTCCTctaaaaagaacactaaaaagaAAAGCGGGACCTCCTCTTCCAGCAGTGATAAAAGTAGCAACCAGCGCAGGCGGACGGCCGATGCGGAGATCAAAATGCAAAGCCCCCAGGCTCATTTGGGCAAGACCCGAGCACGGAGTTCAGGGCCGGTGGCGGTCCCATTGCCCTCCACCTCCTTCAAGGTGAAGCAGAACCTCAAGTTCGTGCCAGCTGCTAAATCCAAAAAGCCTAGCGCTCTGTCGGCGGCAAGGAACGCCAGCCCTGTAAGGGTGACCAAAACGGTCAGCACGGACGGCAAGAAACCAAAAGCCATACCCAGAAACAGCTCCTCTGAACTCTCAGGCAAAACGCCCTGCCGATTGCATGTCAGGATACAAAAGAACAAGGTGGCTTTGGCCAGCCGGCCAGCCGTGGCCACCAAAAAGACTGACAAGTTCAGCGTGAAGACAAGAGAAAGGGTCGGCGGGCCTGTCACCCGGAGCCTGCAACAGGTAACCAGTCCTGATACCGCAGAGAAGAGGGAAGAAACCAGCACAAGGCAGGAACTAAAAGATTTCAG